A part of Candidatus Eisenbacteria bacterium genomic DNA contains:
- a CDS encoding GNAT family N-acetyltransferase: MPPSDDTSAIQVRRLQPRDAPEALSFLDSDPVANVYLVALVLRDAFARPGHTCWAASRRGRLTALLYLGGSSGAVLPIGDDREALRLLGEIASPLGTPPRFQVIGAQPSVAGLLETYPGGGLEPRLRRRQIYMALAPGALPVIPRLPELRPAQREDYALVYESGAQLRAEELLEDPREEDPVAYARRTEEECRDGHTYVWRDDRGLVFRASISALTSEAAQVSGVWTAPPWRNQGVARRALAELCVRLQERTRDVCLFVNDTNAPAISLYHRLGFADRLAWASVFFVHPS; the protein is encoded by the coding sequence ATGCCCCCTTCCGACGACACATCGGCCATCCAGGTCCGACGGCTTCAGCCGCGTGACGCCCCCGAAGCGCTGTCCTTCCTCGACAGCGATCCGGTCGCGAACGTCTACCTGGTCGCGCTCGTGCTGCGCGACGCTTTCGCGCGCCCCGGACACACCTGCTGGGCGGCAAGCCGTCGCGGGCGGCTCACCGCGCTGCTCTACCTCGGCGGCAGCTCGGGCGCGGTGTTGCCCATCGGCGACGACCGCGAAGCGCTGCGCTTGCTCGGCGAAATCGCGTCGCCGCTTGGGACACCGCCCCGCTTCCAGGTGATCGGCGCCCAACCGTCCGTCGCGGGGTTGCTCGAGACCTACCCGGGAGGCGGGCTCGAGCCGCGCCTGCGAAGGCGCCAGATCTACATGGCGCTCGCTCCGGGCGCGTTGCCGGTGATCCCCCGCCTGCCCGAGCTGCGGCCGGCGCAGCGCGAGGACTACGCGCTGGTCTACGAATCCGGCGCGCAACTGCGGGCCGAGGAGCTGCTCGAGGATCCGCGCGAGGAGGACCCGGTCGCCTACGCACGCCGGACGGAGGAGGAATGCCGCGACGGCCACACGTACGTGTGGCGCGACGACCGCGGGCTCGTCTTCCGCGCGAGCATCAGCGCCCTGACGTCCGAAGCCGCGCAGGTTTCGGGCGTCTGGACCGCGCCGCCGTGGCGCAACCAGGGGGTCGCGCGCCGGGCGCTCGCGGAGCTTTGCGTGCGGCTGCAGGAACGAACGCGCGACGTATGCCTGTTCGTGAACGACACCAACGCGCCCGCGATCTCGCTGTACCATCGCCTCGGTTTCGCCGACCGGCTCGCGTGGGCCTCGGTCTTCTTCGTCCACCCGTCCTAG
- a CDS encoding NnrS family protein, translating to MNRPAVPLRIAPIDAPTLESVKPRPPDLRPALEPYRVLFPLGALFAIAGAAPWLVAAVMPSPWPGPMHAGLMIQGFELCFVTGFLFTALPAFTHGEKCRPWELAVVTAGAVGFGGLQAAGLVAAAGLAFGLTLLFSLVALARRVRFGGAAPPEEFLLVGLGVVLGVLAGLAQALFATGLLVEPAPRFALRMVSRGMMPALVLGLGGLLVPTFAMMKDPLAIVGVARAGQRLPRRVFVLAIGALLVFALVCEARGAAALGAWSRAIAGLVSTMLAWKLWRPPGRRVALSWALWVAGWCVALGLVAAAALPAYEVTAWHVVFIGGYGLLTLAIATRVVVSHGGHEMREEGAVLGPVALHAVAVALVLRLAADGAAPAALRRDALAAGAWVVAWVWWIAHAWPRIRRTRRRMMTPPGAPKR from the coding sequence GTGAACCGTCCCGCCGTCCCCCTCCGAATCGCCCCGATCGACGCGCCGACACTCGAGTCGGTGAAGCCGCGGCCGCCGGACCTCCGCCCGGCGCTCGAGCCCTACCGCGTGCTGTTCCCGCTCGGGGCGCTGTTCGCGATCGCCGGAGCCGCACCCTGGCTCGTGGCCGCGGTCATGCCCTCGCCGTGGCCGGGACCGATGCACGCCGGCCTCATGATCCAGGGATTCGAGCTGTGCTTCGTGACCGGCTTCCTGTTCACCGCGCTGCCCGCTTTCACCCATGGCGAGAAGTGCCGCCCCTGGGAGCTCGCGGTCGTGACCGCCGGAGCGGTCGGGTTCGGCGGGCTTCAGGCGGCCGGGCTGGTGGCCGCGGCGGGCCTCGCGTTCGGCCTCACGCTTCTCTTCTCCCTCGTCGCACTCGCGCGCCGGGTGCGATTCGGCGGGGCCGCTCCTCCGGAGGAGTTCCTGCTGGTCGGCCTGGGCGTCGTGCTCGGCGTGCTGGCCGGGCTGGCGCAGGCGCTGTTCGCGACCGGCCTGCTCGTGGAGCCCGCGCCCCGGTTCGCGCTGCGGATGGTGTCCCGCGGCATGATGCCGGCGCTCGTTCTCGGGCTCGGCGGCCTGCTCGTGCCGACGTTCGCGATGATGAAGGATCCGCTCGCGATCGTCGGCGTCGCGCGCGCGGGCCAGCGGCTGCCGCGTCGCGTCTTCGTCCTGGCGATCGGCGCGTTGCTCGTGTTCGCGCTCGTGTGCGAGGCGCGCGGCGCCGCCGCCCTTGGCGCCTGGTCCCGCGCGATCGCCGGGCTCGTCAGCACGATGCTCGCCTGGAAGCTGTGGCGTCCGCCGGGGCGGCGCGTCGCGCTCTCGTGGGCGCTCTGGGTCGCGGGCTGGTGCGTCGCCCTCGGCCTCGTGGCCGCGGCGGCCCTGCCCGCTTACGAGGTCACCGCGTGGCATGTCGTGTTCATCGGCGGCTACGGCCTGCTCACGCTCGCGATCGCCACGCGCGTGGTGGTGTCGCACGGCGGGCACGAGATGCGCGAGGAGGGCGCGGTGCTCGGCCCGGTCGCCCTGCACGCGGTCGCGGTCGCGCTGGTGTTGCGCCTGGCCGCCGACGGGGCCGCCCCCGCGGCGCTGCGGCGCGACGCGCTCGCGGCGGGTGCGTGGGTGGTGGCCTGGGTCTGGTGGATCGCGCACGCCTGGCCCCGCATTCGCCGGACGCGGCGCCGCATGATGACGCCGCCGGGCGCTCCGAAGCGCTGA
- a CDS encoding helix-turn-helix transcriptional regulator, which produces MTETASRPKPARRASPDDPVAGRIRQRRLGLGWSFKRLSEATSGLAPSFLFNIECGRKVPSEDVAARIAHALEDGAFEATYRAWARAKSRGRTGRMDHEAMLRAWEQLRNPFGSPPPAARSVSAPPATGPGATVRDGSRLRIPVLATPRDPGDGVRPLPEMIINTLSLDPGLWGHDSGLARERFERLRRPFAFPLEEPQAASVSLPGGYLAIVTREPVGEPAPRAVYVLHWNDRLELARGVTLAGGPIPETLRRAGLESASQILAAVIGRIDLLLPDVRS; this is translated from the coding sequence ATGACGGAAACGGCTAGCCGACCGAAGCCCGCTCGGCGGGCGAGCCCGGACGACCCGGTCGCCGGCAGGATCCGCCAGCGGCGACTCGGGCTGGGCTGGTCGTTCAAGCGGCTGAGCGAGGCCACGAGCGGCCTTGCGCCCTCGTTCCTGTTCAACATCGAGTGCGGCCGCAAGGTGCCGAGCGAGGACGTCGCCGCGCGCATCGCGCACGCGCTCGAAGACGGCGCCTTCGAGGCGACCTATCGTGCCTGGGCCCGCGCGAAGAGCCGCGGGCGCACCGGGCGCATGGACCACGAGGCGATGCTGCGGGCCTGGGAGCAGCTGCGAAACCCGTTCGGCTCTCCCCCGCCGGCGGCCCGATCCGTGTCGGCGCCCCCGGCAACGGGCCCCGGCGCCACCGTCCGCGACGGCAGCCGACTGCGCATCCCGGTGCTGGCGACGCCGCGCGACCCCGGCGACGGCGTTCGCCCGCTGCCCGAAATGATCATCAACACCCTGAGCCTCGACCCGGGACTGTGGGGCCACGACTCCGGCCTCGCGCGGGAGCGGTTCGAACGGCTGCGCCGGCCGTTCGCCTTCCCGCTCGAAGAGCCCCAGGCCGCGAGCGTGTCGTTGCCGGGCGGATACCTGGCCATCGTGACGCGCGAGCCGGTCGGCGAGCCGGCGCCTCGCGCCGTCTACGTCCTGCACTGGAACGACCGCCTGGAGCTCGCGCGCGGGGTGACTCTCGCGGGCGGACCGATCCCCGAGACGCTCCGCAGGGCGGGTCTCGAATCCGCCTCGCAGATTCTCGCGGCCGTCATCGGCCGCATTGATCTGCTCCTGCCCGACGTCCGGTCGTGA
- a CDS encoding methyltransferase domain-containing protein, with translation MNVRQILRRSQTIVGLARDARSLTSVPRRLSQLRARQSLIDAYLRSHPVRKLHLGAGPALLEGWLNTDLAPASACVAYLDVTKPFPLADASFDYVFSEHMIEHIRWPEGRFMLSECRRVLRPGGTLRVATPDLEMFVHLYGHQDDPRGMRYVRWVTDRYLDGQQPCRPSLVINNLFRSWGHQFLYDGDLLAMTLGEAGFARIRRACPGVSEHEALRGIESHGRLVGDEDMGAFETLVFEASRPA, from the coding sequence ATGAACGTCCGGCAGATTCTTCGGCGTTCGCAGACCATCGTCGGGCTCGCCAGGGATGCGCGAAGCCTGACGTCGGTACCGCGTCGCCTGAGCCAATTGCGAGCGCGCCAGTCGCTGATTGACGCGTACCTTCGATCGCATCCGGTGCGCAAGCTGCACCTGGGGGCGGGGCCCGCGCTGCTCGAGGGCTGGCTCAACACCGATCTGGCGCCGGCCTCCGCCTGCGTCGCCTACCTCGACGTCACGAAACCCTTCCCGCTCGCGGACGCGTCGTTCGACTACGTCTTCAGCGAGCACATGATCGAGCACATCCGCTGGCCCGAGGGACGGTTCATGCTCTCGGAGTGCCGGCGCGTGTTGCGGCCCGGCGGAACGCTGCGCGTCGCGACGCCGGACCTCGAAATGTTCGTGCACCTGTATGGCCACCAGGACGATCCGCGCGGGATGCGCTACGTGCGCTGGGTCACCGACCGCTACCTGGACGGACAGCAGCCGTGCAGGCCCTCCCTGGTCATCAACAATCTGTTTCGGAGCTGGGGTCACCAGTTCCTGTACGACGGCGACCTGCTGGCCATGACGCTCGGGGAAGCGGGCTTCGCGCGAATCCGCCGCGCATGCCCCGGAGTCTCGGAGCACGAGGCGCTGCGAGGGATCGAGTCCCACGGGAGGCTGGTCGGCGACGAGGACATGGGTGCGTTCGAGACGCTGGTCTTCGAGGCTTCCCGGCCGGCTTGA
- a CDS encoding kynureninase: MRRTPNPLAAHYGRFRVGERVLLTGHSHQAWPDVTREAQLEAWDDAAREADGKWERAFAQASLVRAGFARRLGAGAEEIALGQNTHELVTRFLSALPLESRPKLVTTDGEFHTLRRQLDRLGETGRLHVVKLPARPVATLAERLAGEVDSRTAAALVSSVLFETAEIVPHLSRLLAACRREGAELLVDAYHQVNVVPCDLDADGLGDAFVTGGGYKYCQLGEGCCFLRVPPAREHLRPVLTGWFSEFALLASRPAAGVPYGAGPGRWAGSTYDPVSHYRGARSFAFQDEQGLSPAFLRETSLHQVGLLAAGFDDLNLDPGVVTRDRGTPPAGMGGFLALRSPRAAELSAALRGLGVWTDTRGEALRLGPAPYLSDAQLEAALAGLAEVVRG; the protein is encoded by the coding sequence CTGCGGCGCACGCCGAATCCGCTGGCCGCTCACTACGGACGCTTCCGTGTCGGCGAGCGGGTGCTGCTCACCGGGCACTCGCATCAGGCGTGGCCCGACGTCACGCGCGAGGCGCAGCTCGAGGCCTGGGACGACGCCGCCCGCGAGGCGGACGGGAAGTGGGAGCGCGCGTTCGCACAGGCGTCGCTGGTGCGCGCCGGGTTCGCGCGCCGGCTCGGCGCCGGCGCGGAGGAGATCGCCCTCGGCCAGAACACGCACGAGCTGGTGACGCGCTTCCTGTCGGCGCTGCCGCTCGAGTCCCGGCCGAAGCTGGTCACGACCGACGGCGAGTTCCACACGCTGCGCCGCCAGCTCGACCGGCTCGGCGAAACGGGGCGGCTGCACGTCGTGAAGCTGCCCGCGCGCCCGGTCGCGACGCTGGCCGAGCGGCTCGCGGGCGAGGTGGATTCGCGCACCGCCGCCGCGCTGGTTTCGTCGGTGCTGTTCGAGACGGCCGAGATCGTGCCGCATCTTTCGCGCCTGCTCGCGGCCTGCCGGCGCGAAGGGGCCGAGCTGCTGGTGGACGCCTACCACCAGGTCAACGTCGTCCCCTGCGACCTCGACGCCGACGGACTCGGAGACGCGTTCGTCACCGGCGGCGGCTACAAGTACTGCCAGCTCGGCGAGGGCTGCTGCTTCCTGCGCGTGCCGCCGGCCCGCGAGCATCTGCGGCCGGTCCTGACCGGCTGGTTCAGCGAGTTCGCGCTGCTCGCCTCCCGGCCCGCCGCCGGGGTTCCGTACGGCGCGGGGCCGGGGCGCTGGGCCGGCTCCACGTACGATCCCGTCTCCCACTACCGGGGCGCGCGCTCATTCGCCTTCCAGGACGAGCAGGGTCTGAGCCCGGCATTCCTGCGTGAAACGAGCCTCCACCAGGTCGGGTTGCTGGCCGCCGGGTTCGACGACCTGAATCTCGACCCCGGGGTGGTGACCCGCGATCGCGGCACCCCGCCGGCCGGCATGGGCGGGTTCCTCGCGCTGCGCTCACCGCGTGCGGCGGAGCTCTCGGCCGCCCTGCGAGGGCTCGGCGTCTGGACGGACACCCGGGGAGAGGCGCTGCGCCTGGGCCCCGCCCCGTACCTGTCCGACGCGCAGCTCGAAGCCGCCCTGGCGGGGCTCGCGGAGGTCGTGAGGGGGTAG